In one window of Pseudooceanicola aestuarii DNA:
- a CDS encoding ABC transporter ATP-binding protein — MSVALDVRGLTTRFETRGGMVTAVNDVSFSVEAGRIMGLVGESGSGKSVTGFSILGLIEEPGRVTGGQVLVDGTDLRTLPAEAMRRMRGSRVAMVFQDPMMTLNPVLRVGDQMAMAVRVHEKMSKAAAWDRARQALETVGIPAPAERLRAYPHQLSGGMRQRVAIATALLHRPAVIIADEPTTALDVSIQGQILAEVRRLADETGTAIVWVSHDLAVVSSLADDISVMYAGRIVESGPAEAIIAAPRHPYTKGLIDSVPSLHEPGGKLPQIPGSTPQLSNLPSGCPFRPRCPRATEVCATPPPRVSRGDSDLLCHHPLEAS; from the coding sequence ATGAGCGTCGCGCTGGACGTCCGGGGCCTGACCACCCGGTTCGAAACCCGTGGCGGCATGGTAACGGCGGTGAACGATGTGTCCTTCTCCGTTGAGGCGGGGCGCATCATGGGCCTTGTGGGCGAAAGCGGATCGGGCAAAAGCGTCACCGGCTTTTCCATCCTGGGCCTGATCGAGGAACCGGGCCGCGTCACCGGAGGGCAGGTGCTGGTGGATGGCACCGACCTCCGCACCCTGCCCGCCGAGGCGATGCGCCGGATGCGCGGATCGCGGGTGGCCATGGTGTTCCAGGATCCGATGATGACCCTGAACCCGGTGCTGCGCGTCGGCGACCAGATGGCCATGGCCGTGCGTGTGCACGAGAAGATGAGCAAGGCCGCCGCCTGGGACCGCGCCCGTCAGGCGCTGGAAACGGTGGGCATCCCCGCCCCGGCGGAACGGCTGCGCGCCTATCCGCATCAGCTGTCCGGCGGCATGCGCCAGCGCGTGGCCATCGCCACCGCCCTGTTGCACCGCCCGGCGGTGATCATCGCGGATGAGCCGACGACGGCGCTGGACGTGTCCATCCAGGGCCAGATCCTGGCCGAGGTGCGGCGCCTGGCCGACGAGACCGGCACCGCCATCGTCTGGGTCAGTCACGATCTGGCCGTCGTGTCCTCCCTCGCCGATGACATCAGCGTCATGTATGCCGGGCGCATCGTCGAAAGCGGCCCGGCGGAGGCGATCATCGCCGCGCCCCGCCATCCCTATACCAAGGGGCTGATCGACAGCGTGCCCAGCCTGCATGAACCGGGCGGGAAACTGCCGCAGATCCCCGGATCGACGCCGCAGCTGTCGAACCTGCCCTCGGGCTGCCCCTTCCGTCCCCGCTGCCCCCGCGCGACCGAGGTCTGCGCCACCCCGCCGCCGCGCGTCAGCCGGGGAGACAGCGACCTTCTGTGCCATCACCCGCTGGAGGCCTCATGA
- a CDS encoding ABC transporter permease: MFGYLVRRLIQAVAVVFAMSIIVFVGVYAIGNPIDVLIDPGATQEIRAKLIAQYGLDQPLWRQYFTFLTNVAQGDLGTSMVYNIPVVDLVFSRLPATLELVFVSVCIATFVGIPAGLYAGYRPDSAAARAIMALSVLGFSVPTFWIGMLLIMLFAVNLGWLPSGGRGDVASFLGIESSLFSADGWSHVIMPALNLSLFKMGLLIRLTRAGMVEAMQTDYVKFARAQGLPDGQIIRQHVLRNISIPIVTVFGLELGSTLAFAVVTESVFTWPGVGKLIIDSILQLDRPVMVTYLILVVVLFVLINLTVDLIYARLDPRVRLKGGA, translated from the coding sequence ATGTTCGGATATCTTGTCAGACGGCTGATCCAGGCCGTCGCCGTCGTTTTCGCCATGTCGATCATCGTCTTCGTCGGCGTCTATGCCATCGGCAACCCGATCGACGTGCTGATCGACCCCGGTGCGACCCAGGAAATCCGCGCCAAGCTGATCGCCCAATACGGGCTGGATCAACCGCTTTGGCGCCAATATTTCACCTTCCTGACCAATGTGGCACAGGGCGATCTTGGCACCTCCATGGTGTATAACATTCCCGTGGTGGATCTGGTTTTCTCCCGCCTGCCCGCGACGCTGGAACTGGTCTTTGTCTCCGTCTGCATCGCCACCTTCGTCGGCATTCCCGCCGGTCTCTACGCAGGCTACCGCCCCGACAGCGCGGCGGCGCGGGCGATCATGGCGCTGTCGGTGCTGGGCTTTTCGGTGCCGACCTTCTGGATCGGGATGCTGCTGATCATGCTGTTCGCCGTGAACCTGGGCTGGTTGCCCTCCGGCGGGCGCGGCGATGTGGCCTCCTTCCTCGGGATCGAAAGTTCGCTGTTCTCCGCCGATGGCTGGAGCCATGTGATCATGCCCGCCCTGAACCTGTCGCTGTTCAAGATGGGGCTTCTGATCCGGCTGACCCGCGCCGGAATGGTGGAGGCGATGCAGACCGATTACGTGAAATTCGCCCGAGCCCAGGGCCTGCCCGACGGGCAGATCATCCGCCAGCACGTGCTGCGCAACATCTCCATTCCCATCGTCACCGTCTTCGGGCTGGAGCTCGGCTCCACCCTGGCCTTCGCGGTGGTGACCGAAAGCGTGTTCACCTGGCCCGGCGTGGGCAAGCTGATCATCGATTCCATCCTGCAACTCGACCGGCCCGTCATGGTTACCTACCTGATTCTGGTGGTTGTGCTCTTCGTGCTGATCAACCTGACGGTCGATCTGATCTATGCCCGGCTTGACCCCCGGGTTCGTCTGAAAGGGGGCGCCTGA
- a CDS encoding ABC transporter permease: MTGTAPTTEPQDGITLALPSAPPVDTRAQRLRNFWSDYRRSPVAVASLIVIGLLLFVSFGAALVSPQDPYDMAALDWLDAFLRPGTEGSGGYVHWLGTDNAGRDMLSAIFYGLRTSFIIGLSAGACALMVGICVGLTAAYFGGRVEALLMRIVDLQLSMPAILLALVLVAMLGQGVSQIILALVVAQYAYFARTTHGAATVERGKDYIEAARSTPLPTRRVLFRHLLPNVMPPLIVVATVQVASAIALEATLSFLGVGLPLTEPSLGSLISNGFKYIHSDRYWLSIYPGIFLMITVVAINLVGDQVRHVLDPRHAR, from the coding sequence ATGACCGGGACGGCACCGACCACCGAACCGCAGGACGGCATCACGCTGGCCCTGCCCTCCGCCCCGCCCGTTGACACCCGCGCGCAGCGGCTGCGCAACTTCTGGTCCGATTACCGCCGCTCCCCGGTGGCCGTCGCCTCGCTGATCGTGATCGGGCTGCTGCTGTTCGTCTCCTTCGGCGCCGCGCTGGTGTCGCCGCAGGATCCCTATGACATGGCGGCGCTGGACTGGCTGGACGCCTTCCTGCGGCCCGGCACCGAAGGGTCAGGCGGCTATGTCCACTGGCTGGGCACCGACAATGCCGGGCGCGACATGCTGTCGGCGATTTTCTACGGGCTGCGCACCAGTTTCATCATCGGCCTGTCGGCCGGGGCCTGCGCGCTGATGGTGGGCATCTGCGTCGGCCTGACGGCTGCCTATTTCGGCGGCCGGGTAGAAGCGCTGCTGATGCGGATCGTGGATCTGCAACTGTCGATGCCCGCCATCCTGCTGGCGCTGGTGCTGGTGGCGATGCTGGGTCAGGGGGTCAGCCAGATCATCCTGGCGCTGGTGGTGGCGCAATATGCCTATTTCGCCCGTACCACCCATGGCGCCGCCACCGTCGAACGCGGCAAGGATTATATCGAGGCGGCGCGCTCTACCCCCCTGCCGACGCGCCGGGTGCTGTTCCGCCACCTGCTGCCCAACGTGATGCCGCCGCTGATCGTCGTGGCCACCGTGCAGGTCGCCAGTGCCATCGCGCTGGAGGCGACGCTGTCTTTTCTGGGCGTGGGCCTGCCACTGACCGAACCGTCGCTGGGATCGCTGATCTCAAACGGGTTCAAATACATCCATTCGGATCGCTACTGGCTGTCCATCTATCCGGGGATTTTCCTGATGATCACTGTCGTTGCCATCAATCTGGTAGGCGATCAGGTCCGCCACGTTCTGGACCCGAGGCACGCCCGATGA
- a CDS encoding sigma-54-dependent transcriptional regulator, which produces MQKAMKIAIVDDEQDMRQSISQWLALSGFDTETFASAEEALKVLGPDYPGIVISDIKMPGMDGMAFLRKIMGQDSTLPVIMITGHGDVPMAVEAMRLGAFDFLEKPFNPDKMSALAKKAANARRLTMDNRQLRRELSDGGQIMKKLIGTSPVMERLREDILDLGQADGHVLIDGETGTGKTLVAHALHAVGARAGKKFVLVSCTALGEDALAKRLFGPMLPEDSQLPAVEEARNGTLVLEDIEALPDVLQARLLSVINEQGTPAETRIVAISNLQEQGRTCEDVLRPDLFYRLAALRITVPPLRQRGEDILTLFTRLSEQFSEEYGCDTPQVSAQEAAQLLQAPWPGNVRQLINVAERAVLQSRRGSGTIASLLMSDHEEMQPVMTTEGKPLKEYVEAFERMLIDNTMRRHKGSISNVMEELCLPRRTLNEKMAKYGLQRADYL; this is translated from the coding sequence ATGCAAAAAGCCATGAAAATCGCGATCGTCGACGACGAGCAGGACATGCGTCAATCGATCAGCCAATGGCTGGCCCTGTCCGGGTTCGACACGGAAACCTTCGCCTCCGCCGAAGAGGCGCTGAAGGTTCTGGGCCCCGATTACCCGGGCATCGTGATTTCCGACATCAAGATGCCGGGCATGGATGGCATGGCCTTCCTGCGCAAGATCATGGGGCAGGACAGCACGCTGCCCGTGATCATGATCACCGGCCACGGCGATGTTCCCATGGCGGTCGAGGCGATGCGGCTGGGCGCCTTCGATTTTCTGGAGAAACCGTTCAACCCCGACAAGATGAGCGCCCTGGCGAAAAAGGCGGCCAATGCCCGCCGCCTGACCATGGACAACCGCCAGCTGCGCCGCGAACTCAGCGATGGCGGGCAGATCATGAAGAAACTGATCGGCACCTCCCCGGTGATGGAACGTCTGCGGGAGGATATTCTGGATCTGGGTCAGGCCGACGGGCATGTGCTGATCGACGGGGAAACCGGCACCGGCAAGACGCTGGTGGCCCATGCGCTGCACGCCGTGGGCGCGCGGGCCGGGAAGAAATTCGTCCTCGTTTCCTGCACCGCCCTGGGCGAGGATGCGCTGGCCAAGCGGCTGTTCGGTCCGATGCTGCCCGAAGACAGCCAGCTTCCGGCGGTGGAGGAAGCCCGCAATGGCACACTGGTGCTGGAGGATATCGAGGCGCTGCCAGATGTGCTTCAGGCGCGGCTGCTGAGCGTGATCAACGAGCAGGGCACCCCTGCGGAAACGCGGATCGTGGCGATTTCCAACCTTCAGGAACAGGGCCGCACCTGCGAGGACGTGCTGCGCCCCGACTTGTTCTATCGCCTGGCCGCGCTGCGCATCACCGTGCCGCCCCTGCGCCAGCGGGGGGAGGACATTCTGACCCTTTTCACCCGTCTGTCCGAGCAGTTCTCGGAGGAATACGGCTGTGACACGCCGCAGGTCTCGGCCCAGGAGGCCGCGCAGCTGTTGCAGGCGCCATGGCCCGGCAACGTGCGCCAGCTGATCAACGTGGCCGAACGCGCGGTGCTGCAATCGCGCCGTGGCTCGGGCACCATCGCCTCGCTTCTGATGAGCGATCACGAGGAAATGCAGCCCGTCATGACCACCGAGGGCAAGCCGCTGAAGGAATATGTCGAAGCGTTCGAGCGGATGCTGATCGACAACACGATGCGGCGGCACAAGGGCTCCATCTCCAACGTGATGGAAGAACTCTGCCTGCCGCGCCGCACACTGAACGAGAAGATGGCCAAATACGGGCTGCAACGCGCCGATTACCTGTAG
- a CDS encoding ABC transporter substrate-binding protein → MSRTTLKTAVAAIALLAAAPQVFAEDLVIGLRAGPDSMDPHWSTLGSQADALRHVYDTLIDVDDKLQLQPGLAVSWEAIDDTTWDFKLREGVKFHDGTDFTAEDAKFSIERIPEVTGPMSMTLYTKYVDSVEVVDDYTLRVHTKGIAPALPNDFTRLFVVPSETGMEAGNEEFNSGDKAIGTGPYKLVSWQPKGDMELTRFDGYWGDAPVWENVTRREIPDDAARVAALRSGEVDLINYVPASDYLAIKGDSDMETFVSDSVYILNVQPSVVDEEPQPITIDGEPVDGNPLQDLRVRKALDLAINRDVLVNIVLEGLGTPANQLMPEGFFGYSTELPTREYDIAQAKELLADAGYPDGFEIDFTCTNNRVPGDAVVCEALAQMWSRLGLTVNAQALNGTVFFPAAARKEYTMAMSAWGTLTGEAAYTYGALVHTPDEEKGFGNFNRTMYSNPEFDEVFNKGAQTLGPDARKKLYEEASFIAMEDRALIPTVILQTVWAAEAGTLEFTPRVDQETRAYAITPAE, encoded by the coding sequence ATGTCTCGCACCACGTTGAAGACGGCCGTTGCCGCCATCGCCCTGCTGGCCGCCGCGCCGCAGGTCTTTGCTGAGGATCTGGTCATCGGCCTGCGCGCCGGTCCCGATTCCATGGATCCGCATTGGTCCACCCTGGGCAGTCAGGCCGACGCCCTGCGCCATGTCTACGACACGCTGATCGACGTGGATGACAAGTTGCAGCTGCAACCCGGACTGGCCGTCTCCTGGGAAGCCATCGACGACACCACCTGGGATTTCAAACTGCGCGAAGGGGTGAAATTCCACGACGGCACCGACTTCACCGCCGAAGACGCCAAGTTCTCCATCGAGCGGATCCCCGAAGTGACCGGCCCGATGTCGATGACCCTGTACACCAAATACGTGGACAGCGTCGAAGTGGTGGACGATTACACCCTACGCGTGCACACCAAGGGTATCGCCCCCGCCCTGCCCAACGACTTCACCCGCCTGTTCGTGGTGCCCTCCGAAACCGGCATGGAAGCCGGGAACGAGGAATTCAACTCGGGCGACAAGGCCATCGGCACCGGGCCCTACAAGCTGGTGTCCTGGCAACCCAAGGGCGACATGGAGCTGACCCGCTTTGACGGCTATTGGGGCGACGCGCCGGTCTGGGAAAACGTCACCCGCCGCGAGATCCCCGATGACGCGGCCCGCGTGGCGGCCCTGCGCTCGGGAGAGGTGGACCTGATCAACTATGTCCCCGCCTCCGACTACCTGGCGATCAAGGGCGACAGCGACATGGAGACCTTTGTCTCCGATTCCGTCTATATCCTGAACGTCCAGCCCTCTGTCGTCGACGAAGAACCGCAGCCGATCACCATTGATGGCGAGCCGGTGGACGGCAACCCGCTTCAGGATCTGCGCGTCCGCAAGGCGCTGGACCTGGCGATCAACCGCGACGTGCTGGTCAATATCGTCCTCGAAGGGCTGGGCACCCCGGCCAACCAGCTGATGCCCGAAGGGTTCTTCGGCTATTCCACAGAGCTGCCGACCCGCGAATACGACATCGCGCAGGCCAAGGAATTGCTGGCCGACGCAGGCTATCCCGACGGGTTCGAAATCGACTTCACCTGCACCAACAACCGCGTGCCCGGCGATGCCGTGGTCTGCGAGGCGCTGGCGCAGATGTGGTCCCGGCTGGGGCTGACGGTGAACGCCCAGGCGCTGAACGGCACGGTCTTCTTCCCCGCCGCCGCGCGCAAGGAATACACCATGGCCATGTCCGCCTGGGGCACCCTGACGGGGGAGGCCGCCTATACCTACGGTGCGCTGGTGCACACCCCGGACGAGGAAAAGGGCTTTGGCAACTTCAACCGCACGATGTATTCCAACCCGGAATTCGACGAGGTCTTCAACAAGGGCGCCCAGACCCTCGGCCCCGATGCGCGCAAGAAACTGTACGAAGAAGCGTCCTTCATCGCGATGGAAGACCGCGCGCTGATCCCCACGGTGATCCTGCAAACCGTTTGGGCGGCGGAGGCCGGCACGCTGGAGTTCACCCCGCGTGTCGACCAGGAAACCCGCGCCTACGCGATCACTCCGGCGGAGTGA
- a CDS encoding sensor histidine kinase produces the protein MLESTDPRPASGRTISWRARLALALFVLMAVAVVAITNNLLTSRFTQSTRNRAELRLTLFGANLVSELQRNSIVPQLLARDPALIGALNSQDYSQSTQRLLSFVDEIGAASLMLLDTDGRAVAATDRNRLGEQHRQAPYFIEAQRSGGTVFTMLQREAGGYRFAYSRRIESQSNLVGVIVVEVNLQKFERAWAGISDALHVTDSTGKIILATEPRWRGLNEQIALQREPPTSAIQRAIQATADWTALPADAYLEGEAVMRVSARIPFHGWSITSFTTYASVREKVNGVLALEIMGFAILLALAFYALSRKTALRMALFQRESAELRALNTRLQREIAERERMQKSLAVAEQTLAQSSKLAALGEMSAAVSHELNQPLAAMKTYLAGASLLLRRNRPDEALASFGRIDDLIGRMGAITRQLKSYARKGGDQLAPVNIKDALVSAIAMMEPQLRQRHVRITRALPDNPVMVLADQMRLEQVIINLIRNALDATRNVSDAQIDILLSAGETATLTVRDNGDGIQDLESLFEPFYTTKQPGDGVGLGLAISSGIVGDLGGRLTARNAEAGGAVFEVQLPILSEEIEAAE, from the coding sequence ATGCTGGAAAGCACCGACCCTCGCCCGGCCTCGGGCCGGACCATTTCGTGGCGCGCGCGGCTGGCGCTGGCGCTGTTCGTTCTCATGGCCGTTGCCGTGGTGGCGATCACCAACAATCTGCTGACCTCCCGCTTTACCCAATCGACGCGCAACCGCGCGGAACTGCGGCTGACCCTGTTCGGTGCCAACCTGGTCAGCGAATTGCAGCGCAATTCCATCGTGCCCCAGTTGCTGGCCCGCGACCCGGCGCTGATCGGGGCGCTGAACAGCCAGGATTATTCCCAATCCACCCAGCGGCTGCTGTCCTTTGTCGACGAGATCGGCGCCGCTTCCCTGATGTTGCTGGACACCGACGGGCGCGCCGTGGCCGCTACGGATCGCAACCGGCTGGGCGAACAACACCGCCAAGCACCTTATTTCATTGAGGCGCAGCGCTCTGGCGGGACGGTGTTCACCATGTTGCAACGCGAGGCGGGCGGCTATCGTTTCGCCTATTCGCGCCGCATCGAAAGCCAGTCCAACCTGGTCGGCGTCATCGTGGTGGAGGTCAATCTACAGAAATTCGAACGCGCCTGGGCGGGGATTTCGGACGCGCTGCATGTCACCGACAGCACCGGCAAGATCATCCTGGCCACCGAACCGCGCTGGCGGGGGCTGAACGAACAGATCGCCCTGCAACGCGAACCGCCGACCTCGGCCATCCAGCGGGCCATTCAGGCGACCGCCGACTGGACCGCATTGCCCGCCGATGCCTACCTGGAAGGGGAGGCGGTGATGCGCGTCTCTGCCCGCATTCCGTTTCACGGCTGGTCGATCACAAGCTTCACCACCTATGCCTCGGTCCGCGAAAAGGTGAACGGCGTTCTGGCGCTTGAAATCATGGGGTTTGCCATCCTGCTGGCACTGGCCTTCTACGCGCTCAGCCGCAAGACCGCGTTGCGAATGGCGCTGTTCCAGCGTGAGTCGGCGGAACTTCGCGCGCTGAACACCAGGCTACAGCGGGAAATCGCCGAGCGGGAAAGGATGCAGAAATCCCTTGCCGTGGCCGAGCAGACGCTGGCCCAGTCTTCCAAGCTGGCCGCCCTGGGGGAGATGTCCGCCGCCGTCAGTCACGAGCTGAACCAGCCGCTGGCTGCGATGAAGACCTACCTCGCCGGGGCCTCCCTGCTGCTCCGGCGCAACCGCCCGGACGAGGCGCTGGCCAGCTTTGGCCGGATCGACGACCTGATCGGCCGGATGGGTGCCATCACCCGCCAATTGAAGAGCTACGCGCGCAAGGGCGGGGATCAACTTGCGCCCGTAAACATCAAGGATGCCTTGGTTTCTGCCATTGCGATGATGGAACCGCAGCTGCGTCAGCGCCATGTGCGCATCACCCGCGCGCTGCCCGACAACCCGGTCATGGTACTGGCCGATCAGATGCGTCTGGAGCAGGTGATCATCAACCTGATCCGCAACGCGCTGGACGCCACCCGCAACGTGTCCGACGCCCAGATCGACATCCTTTTGTCGGCTGGCGAAACCGCCACCCTGACGGTGCGCGACAACGGCGATGGCATTCAGGATCTGGAAAGCCTGTTCGAGCCGTTCTACACCACGAAACAGCCCGGAGACGGCGTCGGACTGGGGCTTGCCATCTCTTCTGGTATCGTCGGAGACCTCGGCGGACGGCTCACGGCACGGAACGCAGAGGCGGGTGGGGCTGTTTTCGAGGTACAACTCCCTATCTTGTCCGAAGAGATAGAAGCCGCCGAATAG
- a CDS encoding carboxypeptidase M32: MSDLDTRVARLNDVLCAVNALQWDARVMMPAGGAETRGHQIATLKGLAREMILDPAMAEAAQVALAEAPDDRARRAAQSVLEARNHHARIPADLLRRQAEKSAIAGAAWAAARASADFALFRPHLEETIDLARQVADALGHDGHPYDPMVEIFEPGETAASLGTLFDQLRAGMKPILDAALGRPASRKDFLYRDYDPALQQVFCRDTAQALGYDMTRGRLDTAVHPFEISFTRQDVRITSRWAPNYLPMSIFGTIHEVGHALYEMGADPTLTRGAHATDMVGLYAVAGSSFGMHESQSRLLENHVGRTPAFWAHHFGRLRDTFPEQLRDVSEAEFVAAVNRVEPGLIRVEADELTYDFHIMLRVRIEMALMDGSLSVADVPEAWNAAMRDDLGLEVPDDGLGCLQDVHWSSGYIGSFPTYTIGNITAAQIMAHLDAGQPGIRRALEGGDTAPLRGALGDLVWQHGRSRSRAEVLEGIGARASDPSAYLAYLGQKFGA, translated from the coding sequence ATGAGCGATCTGGACACCCGCGTCGCGCGGCTGAACGACGTGCTTTGCGCGGTGAATGCGCTGCAATGGGATGCACGGGTGATGATGCCCGCCGGCGGGGCCGAGACGCGCGGCCACCAGATTGCCACGTTGAAAGGGCTGGCGCGGGAGATGATCCTGGATCCCGCCATGGCCGAGGCGGCGCAGGTGGCCCTGGCGGAGGCCCCCGACGACCGCGCCCGCCGCGCGGCGCAATCGGTGCTGGAGGCGCGCAACCACCATGCCCGCATTCCCGCCGACCTGCTGCGCCGCCAGGCGGAGAAATCGGCCATCGCCGGTGCGGCCTGGGCCGCGGCGCGCGCCAGCGCCGATTTCGCCCTGTTCCGCCCGCATCTGGAGGAAACGATCGATCTGGCCCGCCAGGTCGCGGATGCCTTGGGCCATGACGGCCACCCCTATGATCCGATGGTCGAGATCTTCGAACCCGGCGAGACCGCCGCCAGCCTGGGCACGCTGTTCGATCAGCTGCGCGCCGGGATGAAACCGATCCTGGATGCCGCCCTGGGCCGCCCTGCCTCGCGCAAGGATTTCCTGTACCGCGATTACGATCCGGCGCTGCAACAGGTCTTCTGCCGCGACACCGCGCAGGCGCTTGGCTATGACATGACGCGCGGGCGGCTGGACACGGCGGTCCATCCGTTCGAGATCAGCTTTACCCGGCAGGACGTGCGCATCACCTCCCGCTGGGCGCCCAATTACCTGCCGATGTCGATCTTCGGCACGATCCACGAGGTGGGTCATGCGCTCTACGAGATGGGTGCCGACCCGACCCTGACCCGCGGGGCACATGCAACGGACATGGTGGGGCTCTATGCCGTGGCGGGCAGCAGTTTCGGAATGCACGAAAGCCAGTCGCGCCTGCTGGAAAACCACGTCGGCCGCACCCCGGCCTTCTGGGCGCATCACTTCGGGCGGCTGCGGGATACCTTCCCCGAACAGCTGCGCGACGTGAGCGAGGCGGAATTCGTCGCCGCCGTCAACCGGGTGGAGCCGGGGCTGATCCGTGTGGAGGCGGACGAGCTGACCTATGATTTCCACATCATGCTGCGGGTGCGGATCGAAATGGCGCTGATGGATGGCAGCCTGTCGGTCGCCGATGTGCCCGAGGCCTGGAACGCCGCCATGCGCGACGATCTGGGGCTGGAGGTGCCGGACGACGGGCTGGGCTGCCTGCAGGATGTGCATTGGTCCTCGGGCTATATCGGATCCTTCCCGACCTACACGATCGGCAATATCACCGCCGCGCAGATCATGGCCCATCTGGACGCCGGCCAGCCCGGCATCCGCCGCGCGCTGGAAGGCGGGGACACCGCCCCCCTGCGCGGGGCTTTGGGCGATCTGGTCTGGCAACATGGCCGCAGCCGCAGCCGCGCCGAGGTGCTGGAGGGGATCGGCGCCCGCGCCAGCGATCCGTCGGCCTATCTGGCCTATCTGGGGCAGAAATTCGGCGCCTGA
- a CDS encoding ABC transporter ATP-binding protein: MTATPSKTAAPADAQSPLLRIDNVSKRFSRAPGLLTRALDRITGRDSQVTVHALTDVSLTVPRREVLGVVGESGCGKSTLGRIVSGIYAPTAGSVTLDGKPVARGPDGNVEKLTTRVQMIHQDPFASLNPRMKVGETIAEGPRLHHITPAGEAQARVSALLEQVGLEGAYANRLPHQFSGGQRQRIAIARALAMEPELLVLDEAVASLDVSIQAQVLNLFMDLRRDLDLTALFISHDLSVVRHVCDRVAIMYLGRVVELADAAALYQEPLHPYTRALFASVPTLGTGRASFHPIKGEIPSPINPPGGCAFHPRCPFAGPRCKVEVPVLKAPGATARTVACHLHDGGTGSDAATTEVAA; the protein is encoded by the coding sequence ATGACCGCCACCCCTTCCAAGACCGCAGCCCCCGCCGATGCGCAGTCCCCGCTGCTGCGGATCGACAATGTCTCCAAACGGTTCAGCCGGGCGCCTGGCCTGCTGACCCGTGCGCTGGACCGGATCACCGGGCGGGACAGCCAGGTCACGGTGCATGCGCTGACCGATGTCAGCCTGACCGTCCCCCGGCGGGAGGTGCTGGGCGTGGTCGGTGAATCCGGCTGCGGCAAGTCCACCCTGGGGCGCATCGTCTCGGGGATCTATGCCCCCACGGCGGGCAGCGTCACCCTGGACGGCAAGCCGGTGGCGCGTGGCCCGGACGGCAATGTCGAAAAGCTGACGACCCGCGTGCAGATGATCCATCAGGATCCCTTTGCCAGTCTGAACCCCCGCATGAAGGTGGGCGAGACGATCGCCGAAGGCCCGCGCCTGCACCATATCACCCCCGCAGGCGAGGCGCAGGCCCGTGTATCCGCCTTGCTGGAACAGGTCGGTCTGGAAGGCGCCTATGCCAACCGGCTGCCGCACCAGTTCTCCGGCGGGCAACGCCAGCGGATCGCCATCGCCCGTGCGCTTGCCATGGAACCGGAACTGCTGGTCCTGGATGAGGCTGTCGCCTCTCTCGACGTGTCCATTCAGGCGCAGGTTCTGAACCTTTTCATGGACTTGCGGCGCGATCTTGATCTGACGGCATTGTTCATCTCGCATGATCTGTCGGTGGTGCGCCATGTCTGCGACCGGGTGGCGATCATGTATCTGGGCCGGGTCGTGGAACTGGCCGATGCCGCAGCGCTCTATCAGGAACCGTTGCACCCCTATACCCGCGCGCTTTTTGCCTCCGTCCCGACGCTGGGCACGGGCCGGGCCAGTTTCCACCCGATCAAGGGGGAAATCCCCTCGCCCATCAATCCGCCCGGCGGCTGCGCCTTTCACCCGCGCTGTCCCTTTGCCGGGCCGCGCTGCAAGGTGGAGGTGCCGGTGCTGAAGGCCCCCGGCGCGACGGCGCGCACGGTGGCCTGCCATCTGCATGACGGCGGCACAGGCAGCGATGCTGCCACGACGGAGGTGGCGGCATGA